The following proteins come from a genomic window of bacterium:
- a CDS encoding class I SAM-dependent methyltransferase produces MSEFYADPAERERWGRSVVEGGLYPTEQRLLRAHFPERIRVLNIGCGGGREAFSLARRNYRVTAIDAEPGFVALVREGAEKRNLKIDARTMDALSLDFPDETFDAVVMVGQLIGHIRGRMNRVTALREAARVTKKGGKGLFSTNSIEARRLYRAYFFGANLLRHVYNPHRLERDDAFVSRRGGRRKILGRGPADGVFHWYRVPAFQGDLALAGWRPVAVARREDEETIEQLAFGGGTETFHVAARI; encoded by the coding sequence ATGAGCGAATTTTACGCCGATCCGGCCGAACGCGAGCGCTGGGGCCGGAGCGTCGTGGAGGGCGGGCTCTATCCGACGGAGCAAAGGCTTCTGCGCGCGCATTTTCCGGAGCGGATCCGCGTCCTCAACATCGGCTGTGGCGGCGGGCGCGAGGCGTTTTCGCTGGCGCGGCGCAATTATCGCGTGACGGCGATCGACGCGGAGCCGGGTTTTGTCGCGCTGGTTCGCGAGGGCGCGGAAAAACGCAACCTCAAGATCGACGCCCGGACCATGGACGCGCTTTCGCTCGACTTCCCGGATGAGACCTTCGACGCGGTCGTCATGGTCGGCCAGCTCATCGGCCATATCCGCGGGCGGATGAACCGTGTGACGGCCCTGCGCGAGGCGGCGCGCGTGACGAAAAAAGGCGGCAAGGGGCTGTTTTCGACAAACTCGATCGAGGCGCGGCGACTTTATCGCGCGTATTTTTTCGGTGCGAACCTGCTGCGTCATGTGTATAACCCGCATCGCCTGGAGCGCGACGACGCCTTCGTGTCGCGCCGGGGCGGGCGGCGCAAGATTCTCGGGCGCGGACCGGCCGACGGCGTGTTTCACTGGTATCGCGTGCCCGCGTTTCAGGGCGACTTGGCACTTGCCGGCTGGCGGCCGGTCGCCGTCGCGCGCCGCGAGGACGAGGAGACGATCGAGCAGCTCGCGTTCGGCGGGGGCACCGAGACGTTTCACGTCGCCGCGCGGATATGA
- a CDS encoding GNAT family N-acetyltransferase, with product MTESIVAWDLLSIDDAESAGILDPFDGGDVHYRPAYLRAIAGEGEGAPMYLSVHEGGHAGVHVFLVRDLAALSFAHDVAGVDLVSPYGYAGPLLSRREPAFIDAFCAAWREAARTLGAASEFVRFHPLLQTHTPFAARIDIESPSGVVFIDLADDIDAGLSLTCRKNVSHARKRGVRVEFASGTAGMARFVPLYRATMRRREASSVYDFGDAYFSAIAEGFGDDARVALATHEGRDIAAALLLRHGPRLHYHLGGSDFDSRALCGTNLVLYEAACRARDEGLATFLLGGGLLPDDSLYKFKAGFSNRRAAFFVGRAIYDAARYARLIGAAGVAADTKYFPAYRAGSNMG from the coding sequence TTGACGGAATCCATCGTGGCGTGGGACCTGCTTTCCATCGACGACGCCGAATCGGCCGGCATTCTGGATCCCTTTGACGGCGGCGATGTCCATTATCGTCCGGCGTACCTGCGCGCGATCGCCGGCGAAGGCGAGGGCGCTCCGATGTACCTGAGCGTGCACGAGGGCGGTCATGCCGGCGTGCACGTTTTCCTTGTGCGCGATCTGGCGGCGCTTTCGTTCGCGCACGATGTCGCGGGCGTCGATCTCGTCTCGCCCTATGGTTATGCCGGGCCTCTGCTTTCGAGGCGCGAGCCGGCGTTTATTGACGCGTTTTGCGCGGCGTGGCGCGAGGCCGCGCGCACGCTTGGCGCGGCAAGCGAGTTCGTGCGTTTTCATCCCCTTCTTCAGACGCACACGCCGTTTGCCGCGCGCATCGACATCGAGTCGCCGTCCGGCGTCGTGTTCATCGATCTCGCGGACGACATCGACGCGGGATTGTCCTTGACGTGCCGCAAGAACGTGTCGCACGCGCGAAAGCGCGGCGTGCGCGTGGAGTTCGCGTCGGGCACGGCCGGCATGGCGCGTTTTGTCCCGCTGTATCGCGCCACGATGCGCCGGCGCGAGGCGTCTTCCGTTTACGATTTCGGTGACGCGTATTTCTCCGCGATCGCAGAAGGGTTTGGCGACGACGCGCGCGTCGCGCTCGCGACGCACGAGGGCCGCGACATCGCCGCCGCGCTTCTGCTTCGACACGGGCCGCGCCTTCACTATCACCTCGGCGGATCGGATTTCGATTCCCGCGCGCTTTGCGGGACGAATCTTGTGTTGTATGAAGCGGCGTGCCGCGCAAGGGACGAGGGGCTCGCGACGTTTTTGCTCGGCGGCGGGCTGTTGCCGGACGATTCGCTGTACAAATTCAAGGCGGGGTTTTCAAATCGGCGCGCGGCGTTTTTCGTCGGGCGCGCGATTTACGACGCCGCGCGATACGCGCGGCTCATCGGCGCGGCGGGCGTCGCGGCGGATACGAAATACTTTCCGGCTTATCGCGCCGGGTCGAATATGGGATAA
- a CDS encoding FAD-dependent oxidoreductase yields MSIERFVVIGGQAAGMSAASQARRKSPATRVTLLESGTDVSSLLCGLPYFLGGVVANLDDLTAVTRDAAIDNRGIDLRTDCRVVEIDRAARAVRARFGPGDMEETFPFDALCIATGARIRVPDIPGNGLPGVFALRRPGDARDIQRYIEEHRPRMAAVIGADYIGLETAENLAKIGLSVSVFESSDGVMGRIGPEVTQLIAGELERNGVKLLQGAEPQAFDGSTGVRVVRVAPSDIEADLVVMSGDLEPSTALAADAGIELGARGAIRVNERQETSEPNVFAAGDCCESLHLVTGEKVFAPSGTSANKQGRVAGVNAVGGDETFRGVLATRVVRVFGMDFGRTGLTIDEAVAAGFDAQAKTIKTYSRANYFPDGGEIFVKIVYGRNDGRLLGAQIAGPEGVKGRVDVVAAAIAGRMSVQEFSDLDLGYTPPFSAVWDPVLIASNVAKRTVKSGG; encoded by the coding sequence GTGTCCATCGAGCGATTCGTGGTGATCGGCGGGCAGGCGGCCGGCATGAGCGCGGCAAGCCAGGCGCGCCGCAAATCGCCCGCGACGCGGGTCACGCTTCTCGAGAGCGGAACGGACGTCAGCTCGCTTTTGTGCGGGCTTCCGTATTTCCTTGGCGGCGTCGTCGCGAATCTGGACGATTTGACCGCCGTGACGCGCGACGCGGCGATCGACAACCGGGGCATCGATCTTCGGACGGATTGCCGCGTCGTCGAGATCGACCGCGCGGCGCGGGCGGTCCGCGCCCGGTTCGGTCCGGGCGATATGGAAGAAACCTTTCCGTTCGACGCGCTTTGCATCGCGACGGGAGCGCGCATCCGCGTGCCGGACATTCCCGGCAACGGCCTGCCCGGCGTGTTCGCGTTGCGCCGGCCCGGCGACGCCCGCGACATCCAGCGCTATATCGAGGAACACCGGCCGCGAATGGCCGCCGTCATCGGTGCGGACTACATCGGCCTGGAAACCGCGGAGAATCTGGCGAAGATCGGGCTTTCCGTCTCGGTTTTCGAGTCGTCCGACGGCGTCATGGGACGGATCGGCCCGGAGGTGACGCAGCTCATCGCCGGCGAACTCGAACGTAACGGCGTCAAACTCCTGCAAGGCGCCGAGCCGCAGGCGTTCGATGGATCGACCGGCGTGCGGGTCGTGCGGGTCGCGCCGTCGGACATCGAGGCCGATCTCGTCGTAATGTCCGGCGACCTCGAACCGTCGACGGCGCTTGCGGCCGACGCGGGCATCGAACTTGGCGCGCGGGGCGCGATCCGCGTCAACGAGCGCCAGGAAACGAGCGAGCCGAACGTTTTCGCGGCGGGCGATTGTTGCGAGTCGCTGCATCTGGTGACCGGCGAAAAGGTTTTCGCGCCGTCGGGAACGTCGGCCAACAAACAGGGGCGCGTCGCGGGCGTCAACGCCGTGGGCGGCGACGAGACATTTCGCGGCGTGCTCGCCACGCGCGTCGTGCGCGTTTTCGGCATGGACTTCGGGCGCACGGGCTTGACGATCGACGAGGCGGTCGCGGCGGGTTTCGACGCGCAGGCCAAGACGATCAAGACCTACAGCCGCGCGAACTATTTTCCCGATGGCGGCGAGATCTTCGTAAAGATCGTTTACGGACGGAACGACGGCCGCTTGCTCGGCGCGCAGATCGCCGGGCCGGAGGGCGTCAAGGGCCGCGTCGATGTCGTCGCGGCGGCGATCGCCGGGCGCATGAGCGTGCAGGAATTCTCCGACCTCGACCTTGGCTACACGCCGCCGTTCTCCGCGGTGTGGGATCCCGTGCTTATCGCGTCGAACGTCGCCAAGCGAACGGTGAAAAGCGGCGGTTGA